The Radiobacillus deserti genomic interval ATTGAAGAAATACAATCTAAAGGGAACGATGCATCTCCGAAAGAAAAGAACTTGTTAACCGTATTAGAAATTGCATTGGAAATGAATGAGCGTGGTTTTTCTTTCCAAAGAGTAGATTTATATAAATCTAGCGCCACGGATTTCATTGTGGACGGAAATACACTCATTCCTCCATTCAACGCGGTAGATGGTTTAGGAACGAATGCTGCTTTAAATATCGTGAAAGCTAGAGAAGAAGGAGAGTTCCTATCTAAAGAAGATCTAAGGGAACGAAGTAAGATTTCAAAAACCGTTTTAGAATATTTGGATCAACATGGATGCCTAGAAGGAATGGCGGATGCAAACCAGCTGTCTCTTTTCTAAGGCTTGGAGATGGCGATTCTTGCATTAAATTTCTAATTATGGTATATTCGTAGAGGAAAGTAATGATACGTTTGAAGAAAGAGTGGGTAAACCCCACTCTTTCTTTCATACTTCTTTCTTTTTGCACCGGAGTGAAAGTAACCCTGTAATGTGATAATGGTTGCTCAAATGATCCCTTGCCTGTTGGCAGGGGATTTATACTGATAAATGAATTTTTCATTTTCGAGCAAACTATTCCTACTAACGACATGATGATTCAGGGAGACTAGAACAATCTTCTAGAGATATTCATAAAGGAGGGATTAGGTTGAGTGCAAAGGTAACAGAAATTACAGAAGAGTTAGTTCGACCGATTTTGATGGATTTACAACTAGATCTTGTAGACATTGAATTTGAAAAAGAAGGAAAGAACTGGTTTCTTCGAGTATTTGTCGATAAACCAGGTGGCGTAGACATCGAAGAATGCGGGCAAGTCTCTGAACAGTTAAGTGAAAAACTAGATGCAGAGGATCCGGTAACCGTCCCTTACTTTTTAGAGGTCTCATCACCAGGTGCTGAACGTCCTTTAAAAACAGTAGAAGACATAAAGAAAAATGTAGACAAAAACGTCCATGTAAAGCTTTATGAAAAAATGGATGGAGAAAAAGAATTTGAAGGGGTTTTAAAATCCTTTGAAGAAGATGTCATTACGCTTGAGATACGAATCAAAAGTCGTAAAAAAGAGATTCAGCTACCATATGATAAAGTAGCCAAAATACGACTGGCGGTTACTTTTAATTAAAGGGGGATAAAACGTGAGCAGTGAGCTTTTTGATGCGATACATTATTTAGAAAAGGAAAAGGGAATCAATAAAGAGGTTCTCATGGAAGCGCTAGAGGCTGCTTTGATATCTGCTTACAAAAAGAACTTTAAATCTGCTACGAATGTTCGTGTAGATTTAAATGAACAAACAGGAAGTATGCATGTGTTTGCTAGAAAGGAAATTGTGGAGGAAGTACTAGATCCTCAACAAGAGTTGTCTCTCGAGGAAGCGAAATCCATTAGTCCTAACTATGAGGTTGGGGATATTGTGGAGCTTGAAGTTACACCAAAGGATTTTGGACGAATCGCAGCACAAGCAGCAAAGCAAGTCGTAACACAACGTGTTCGTGAAGCAGAACGTGGAGTTATTTTCAGTGAATATATCGATCGTGAAGAAGATGTCATGACTGGAATTATTCAACGGAAGGATCCACGCTTTGTCTATGTAAACCTAGGCAAAATTGAAGCTCGTCTCCCAGAAGGGGAGCAAATTCCTACTGAGCAATATGAAGTACATGACCGTATTAAAGTTTTTGTGACGAAGGTAGAAAACACGAATAAGGGACCACAAATTTTTATTTCACGAACTCATCCAGGTTTACTAAAGCGCTTGTTTGAAATGGAAGTACCGGAAATCTATGATGGTACTGTTGAAATCCGTTCTGTGGCTCGTGAGGCAGGAGATCGCTCTAAGATTTCAGTGTATGCTGCAGATCCAGAAGTTGATCCGGTTGGCTCCTGTGTTGGGCAACGTGGGCAACGTGTTCAAACGATTGTCAATGAGTTAAATGGTGAAAAAATTGACATAGTCGAGTGGTCAGAGGATCCTGTTGTCTATGTTTCTAATGCATTAAGCCCATCTAAGGTTGTAGATGTACTTGTAGACGAAGAAGCAAAAGCGACGACCGTTATTGTGCCGGACTACCAGTTATCGCTTGCAATCGGAAAGCGAGGCCAAAATGCTCGATTAGCGGCTAAATTAACCGGTTGGAAAATTGATATAAAGAGTGAATCAGAAGCGCGTGAAGAAGGCATTCTAACAGAAACAAATGAGGTTAGTGAATCTTATTCTGAAGTAGATGAAGATCTTTTCGAATAGGAGGTAGGTGTCATGGCAGGTAACAGAAAAGTTCCGTTAAGAAAATGTGTGGTAACACAAGAAATGAAGCCAAAAAGAGAACTAATACGAGTTGTTCGTAATAAAGAAGGGGAAGTTTTTGTGGATCCTACGGGAAAGAAGAATGGAAGAGGTGCCTATATCTCTAAAGATTCGGCTACCGTGGATCGTGCGAAAAAAACAGGTATTCTTAGCCGGCATTTAAATGCGGAAGTACCAGATTCTATTTACGAACAATTAATAGCTGTTATAGAAGGTAAGAAAATTGAGTAAAGATTATCTGAATTTATTAGGGCTTGCTTATCGTGCCAAAAAGTGTACGTTGGGAGAGGAGTCTATCATTCGTGATATTCAGAAAAACAAGGCGAAGCTAGTGCTCTTGGCCAATGATATTGGACAACAAACAAAGAAGAAAATGACGGACAAATGTACGTTTTATAAGATTCCTTGGAGAGTTGTCGATAATCGAGATACTTTATCTCATGCCTTAGGAAAATCCTCAGGCAGAGTGGCTGTAGCAATACTAGATGAAGGGTTCGCCAATAAGTTAACATCGTTACTCGATGAATCTATTCGGGGGTGAACGTATGAGTAAAATGCGCGTATATGAATATGCGAAAGAAGTTAATGCATCAAGTAAACAAATTATAAATAAATTAAAAGAATTAAATGTGGACGTGACGAATCACATGTCTACGATTTCTGATGATACAAGAGTAGAATTGGATAAAGTTTTTAAACCATCAAAGCAAGAGGAAAAGCCAAAGCAGGAAAAAGCAACAACTTCTTCAGCAAATCAGAATAAGAAGAAGGAAGCAAAACCAGCTTCAAAACCGGCTGCTAATCCTTCCAATACCGACCAGAACCATAAGCAAAAAGGCAAGAAGAAAAAGAACCGTAATAAAGGAAATCAAAGAAATAACGATGCGGCTCAAAGCCAAAACCAGAAGCCGCAAGATACACCTGGAAAAATTACGTTCTCAAATACTTTAACTGTGGATGAACTTGCTCAAAAGTTAAATAAAGAAGCAACAGAACTTATTAAGAAACTCATGTTTCTTGGGGTCATGGCGACGAAGAACCAAGATCTTGATGAAGCTTCTATTGAACTAATTTGTGAAGAATACGGTGTGGAAGTAGAGAAAGTTGTGGAACTGGATGAAACCGATCTGGATAACTTCAAAGAAGAGGATAAGCCGGAAGATCTAGTAGAACGTCCAGCAGTTGTTACTATTATGGGGCACGTTGACCATGGTAAAACAACACTGTTAGATTCCATTCGTAATACGAAAGTTACCGAAGGCGAAGCTGGCGGAATCACACAGCATATTGGAGCTTACCAAATCGAAGAAAACGGAAAGAAAATTACATTCCTCGATACGCCAGGTCACGCAGCCTTTACAAGTATGCGTTCACGCGGTGCACAAGTTACGGATATTGCAATTCTTGTGGTTGCTGCTGATGATGGGGTTATGCCACAAACGGTCGAAGCGATTAACCATGCGAAAGCCGCTGAGGTGCCAATTATTATAGCTGTAAACAAAATGGATAAAGAGGGTGCAAACCCTGACCGTGTAATGCAAGAACTTACAGAACACGGGCTAGTTCCAGAAGACTGGGGCGGAGAAACCATCTTCGTTCAACTTTCTGCTATTAAACGGGAAGGTATTGATGATTTATTAGAAATGATTCTACTTGTATCAGAAGTAGAGGAATTAAAAGCGAATCCAAATCGCAATGCAACTGGTACGGTAATCGAAGCACAATTAGATAAAGGCCGAGGATCTGTTGCCACATTACTTGTACAAAATGGAACGCTTCATGTCGGGGATCCAATTGTTGTTGGAAATACGTTCGGTCGAGTACGTGCTATGGTTAATGATTTAGGACGTAGAGTAAAAACAGCAGGTCCATCCACTCCTGTAGAGGTTACTGGATTAAATGACGTACCTCAAGCAGGTGACCAATTTATCGTTTTTGATGATGAGAAGAAAGCTCGCCAAATCGGGGAAGCTCGTCAGCAAAAACAAATTGAAGCGAACCGAAGTGATAAAGTAAAAGTAAGCCTTGATGATTTATTTGAACAAATTAAACAAGGTGATGTAAAAGAAATTAACTTGATTGTAAAAGCGGACGTTCAAGGTTCCGTGGAAGCAATGGCATCCTCTCTCGAAAAAATCGACGTAGAAGGTGTGAAGGTTCGTATTATTCACACTGGTGTTGGTGCTATTACAGAATCTGATATCATTTTAGCCTCTGCTTCTAACGCAATTGTAATTGGCTTCAATGTACGTCCAGATGTTAATGCAAAAAAAGCGGCGGAATCCGAAAAGGTAGATGTTCGTTTACACCGTGTTATATATAAAGTGATTGAAGAAATTGAATCTGCTATGAAAGGAATGCTTGATCCTGAGTTTGAAGAAAAAGTAATCGGTCAAGCAGAAGTACGTGAAATCTTTAAAGTATCTCGTATCGGTACAATTGCAGGTTCCTATGTAACAGATGGAAAAATCACTCGTGATTCAGGTGTTCGTGTTATCCGTGATGGTATCGTTATCTATGAAGGCGAAATTGATACGTTAAAACGTTTCAAGGATGATGTAAAAGAAGTCGCACAAGGTTATGAGTGTGGAATAACGGTGGAGAAGTTTAACGATATTAAAGAAGGTGACGTATTTGAAGCATACGTCATGGAAGAAATCAAACGAGTATGATCGCATATGCCGAGGTAGAGTGTCATATTTACGACACTCAATCCTTGAAACAAAAGCGCTCTGTTCTAAAGCGAATCATAGCAAGATTAAAAAAGGATTATAATATAGCTGTAAGTGAAATGGACCATCAAGATCTGTGGCAGCGCACAGTTCTTGGATTGGTCACGATTTCATCGGATCGAGTCACAGCGGAAAGAACGATCCAGCAAGCACTAGCATGGATTGATTCGTTTCCAGAAATAGAACGAGCAACGACAAATGTTGAATGGCTTTAACAGATAGCGATACAATAAGTGTGTGGTTTTCTATAGAGCATTCCCTCATGATAAGAGAGGTGATCGTTTATGAGTGATTTGCGTGCAACTAGAGTTGGAGAGCAAATGAAAAAAGAGCTTGGCGATATAATTAGTCGAAAGATTAAGGATCCAAGAGTCGGTTTTGTTACGGTAACGGATGTTGAGGTTACCGGAGATCTCCAACAAGCCAAAGTGTACATCTCTGTTTTAGGAGAGAATAAACAAAAACAAGATACACTTGTAGGACTTGCAAAAGCTAAAGGGTTTATCCGTTCCGAAATTGGAAAAAGGATTCGCCTTCGTAAAACACCAGAACTTATTTTTGAGTTTGACGAAGCGATTGAACAAGGAAATCGTATTGAGCATATCCTTCGCGAGTTAAACGACAATAAGGAATAGGAATACTTGATAAAACCCTTGTACCCCATAACAAGGGTTTTATCTTTGTCCTATTAAGATAATAAATACTATAGCTTAGGAAGGAGGAGGCAACGTGGATGGCATCTTACCATTATGGAAACCAAAGGGCTGGACTTCACATGATTGTGTTATGAAAATGAGAAGGCTTTTTGGAACAAAAAAAGTCGGACATACTGGAACATTAGACCCTGACGTGGAAGGTGTGCTGCCAATTTGTATTGGACGAGCAACAAAAATTGTTCCATTTCTAACGGATACAAAAAAAACATATGAAGCAGAGCTTTTACTAGGTTTTTCTACAGAAACGGAAGATAGTTCTGGTAAGCTGGTGGAGAGAAAAGGTGTGACAGAGCCTGTATCGGACGAACGTATTCTTCAAGCTTTACGCACCTTTAAAGGCGAAATCGAACAAGTGCCACCTATGTATTCGGCAGTCAAAGTGAATGGCAAAAAGCTATATGAATACGCGAGAGAAGGAAAATTAGTAGAGCGTCCTATTAGACATGTGCAAATCTATGACATACAGTATAAAAGGGAACAGACTTCTTTTGATGAAAACAATCAAACCCAGCGTATTTCCTTGAACATCATTTGTTCAAAAGGTACATACATACGAACACTATGTGTTGATATTGGAAAGACACTTGGTTTTCCCGCACATATGTCTCATCTTGTTCGTACAGCTACAGGCTCATTTACTACTCCAGATACATGTACCATCGAAGAATGTGAGGAAGCCGTTGCTGCTGGTGAAAAGGAAGCGTTACTGGCACCGATACAAAAAGGTGTTGACCATTTACCTGTTCTAGAAATAAACAAAGATGAAGTAGAAAAAATTTTGACAGGCCAAAAGCGGAAAAGACCTGATAATATTGTAGAGAATAAACCTTTTCGTGTGGAATACAAAGGTGAATTATTGGCTATATATCAAATACATCCAGACAAAACAGAAGAAATAAAACCTGTTCGTGTACTAAAACAGGGGGAAATGTAGGTGAATGCATGAAGACGATAAGATTGTCCTATCCAGAGGTCATAGACCGTTCTGCAAATCCAGAGACGGTAGCTGCTATTGGTTTTTTTGATGGGATTCATAAAGGACATCAGCAATTAATTTGTACAGCTGTTGATACAGCAAAATACAGAGGGATGAAGAGTGCTGTCATTACTTTTTCCCCACATCCTAAGGTTGTTCTAAGAAAGGATCACCAGGTTGTAAGATACTTAACACCTATCAAGGAAAAAGAAGCAATTTTGGAACAGATGAATGTTGATTTTTTATATATCATTGACTTTACAAAAGAGTTGTCAAAAGTGGCTCCTCAGGATTTTATCAATCATTATATAAAAGGGCTTAACATTCAACATTTAGTAGCTGGATTTGATTATAGCTATGGACATATGGGGAAAGGCTCCATGGCTACTATAGAAGAGCATGCTGCAGGAGATTTTACCTATACAGTTATCGACAAGGTGGAGCAGAATGGGGAGAAGGTTAGCTCTACTAGAATCCGTACATTGCTAGAAGAAGGAAAAATCGAGGAAGCGAATGATTTATTAGGAAGACCACTCATTGCAAGAGGAATAGTTGTAGACGGGGAAAAAAGAGGACGTCAACTTGGCTTTCCAACAGCAAATATCCGGGTATCAGATGACTATTTGCTACCAAAAACAGGGGTCTATGCTGTGACAGTAGTACACAATGGAAAGCGAGAAAAAGGGATGGCTAGCCTTGGCTACAACCCAACCTTTGACACCGTTCATGAAAGACCTCGTATTGAAGTGAATATTTTTGATTTTAATCAAGAGATTTATGGGCAAGAATTAGTAATAGAGTGGCGCTCTTTCCTTCGTGATGAAGAAAAGTATGACAATATTGAGGATTTAATCGCACAAATCCATCAGGATGAGGAAATGAGTAGAAAGCTTCTAGCAACGACTTCATAGAAAAACTTGCATTTTTGTAAAAAAAGAGTTAATCTGTATTACGGAAACCTGCTCTTGGCATAACGAGACTCCGACGTTTGCTAGGAGTCAGGGGATGACACATAATATTAGGAGGTGAACAGGATGGCACTAACACAAGAACGTAAGAACGAGATTATCAATGAATACAAAACGCATGATAATGACACTGGTTCTCCAGAGGTTCAAATCGCTGTCCTTACAGAAGAGATTACTAACCTAAACGAGCATCTACGTGTTCATAAAAAAGATCATCACTCTCGTCGTGGTCTATTAAAAATGGTAGGGAAACGTCGTAACTTGTTAAACTACCTACGTAATAAAGACGTAACACGTTATCGCGAGTTAATTAAAAAACTTGGCTTACGTCGTTAAGTTTTGTAAGAAAAGCGGGATTATTCCCGCTTTTTCTATACGTAAAATTATACATAGCTCTCTACAAGTTGGTAGCATAGAAGGTTGTAATTTTCACCTTTTAGTACAACCTATTGTCAGAGCACTAATTTTTTGATTGAGAGGAGTACAAAACAATATGGCAGAAGATAAGAAAGTGTTCTCCACGGAAATCTCTGGAAGACCTTTTTCCGTTGAAATTGGAGAGCTTGCAAAGCAAGCAAATGGCGCTTGCATGGTGCAATATGGAGATACTTCTGTATTAGCAACTGCAACAGGCTCTAAGGAGCCTAAAGATCTTCCCTTTTTTCCCTTAACTGTGAACTACGAAGAACGTTTGTATGCAGTTGGGAAAATTCCTGGTGGATTTATTAAAAGAGAAGGTCGTCCTAGTGAAAAAGCGGTATTAACATCGCGTCTAATTGATCGTCCAATTCGTCCGCTTTTCCCAGATGGGTACCGAAATGAAGTACAAGTTATTAGTACTGTCATGAGTGTGGATCAAGATTGCCCCACAGAAATTGCTGCAATGGTAGGTTCTTCTTTAGCTTTAGGGATTTCTGATATTCCGTTTGGGGGCCCAATTGCAGGTGTTATCGTTGGAAGAGTGGATGGAGAATTCATTATCAACCCAACCATTGAACAAGAAGAGAAAAGTGACCTTCACTTGACGGTTGCCGGAACAAAAGATGCGATTAACATGGTGGAAGCGGGAGCTGAAGAAGTTCCAGAAGAAATCATGCTCGAAGCAATTATGTTTGGTCATGAAGAAATCAAACGCTTAGTTGCTTTTCAAGAGGAAGTCATTGCAGCTGTTGGGAAAGAAAAGATGGAAGTAAAGCTGTTTGAACTAGATGATGAAATTGTGAATGAAGTAAAAGAAAAAGCAGAAGCTAGTTTAGTACAAGCTATACAAGTTCAAGAAAAACACGCAAGAGAAGATGCGATTAATGAAGCTAAAAAAGCGATCGTAGAACAATACGAAGAGCAAGAAGCAGAAGAGGATACACTTAAACAAGTGAACATGGTTTTAGACAAAATGGTCAAAGAAGAAGTTCGCCGTTTAATTACAAAGGAAAAAATTCGTCCAGATGGTCGTAAGATTGACGAAATTAGGCCTTTATCCTCTCGCATAGGTGTTTTACCTAGAACGCATGGCTCTGGATTATTCACACGTGGACAAACGCAAGCGTTAAGTGTTTGTACGTTAGGTGCACTAGGGGACGTACAAATCCTAGATGGTTTGGATTTAGAAGAATCTAAACGCTTTATGCATCATTACAATTTTCCATCCTTTAGTGTTGGAGAAACAGGACCAATTAGAGGACCAGGTCGTCGTGAAATCGGACATGGTGCATTAGGAGAACGTGCTTTAGAAGTAGTCGTACCTTCTGAGAAGGATTTTCCTTATACGATTCGCCTTGTGTCTGAAGTTCTAGAGTCAAACGGTTCTACATCTCAAGCGAGTATTTGTGCAAGCACATTAGCAATGATGGATGCGGGTGTCCCAATCAAGGCTCCAGTTGCTGGGATTGCAATGGGTCTTGTGAAGTCTGGTGAAGATTATACAATCCTCACTGATATTCAAGGGATGGAAGATTTCCTTGGAGATATGGATTTTAAAGTTGCTGGAACTGAAAAAGGGGTTACAGCTCTTCAAATGGATATCAAAATTGAAGGTCTATCTAGAGAAATTTTAGAAGAAGCGTTAACACAGGCGAAAAAAGGGCGTATGGAGATTCTGAAGCATATGCTTGAGACGATTGATGCACCAAAAGACGAGCTTTCTAAATACGCACCTAAAATTCTTACGATGCACATTAAGCCAGATAAAATTCGTGATGTGATTGGACCAAGTGGGAAACAAATTAATAAGATCATTGAAGACACTGGTGTAAAAATTGATATCGAGCAAGACGGAACGGTCTTTATTTCTTCAACAGAAATGGAAATGAACAAAAAGGCTCAAAAAATTATCGAAGACATTGTTCGTGAAGTAGAAGTTGGCGAAATGTATCTTGGTACAGTTAAACGTATTGAGAAGTTCGGTGCATTTGTAGAGCTATTTAAAGGAAAAGAAGGGCTTGTTCATATTTCAGAGATGGCAGAAGAAAGAATTAACAAAGTCGAGGATGTTGTCAAACTCGGAGATCAAATCATGGTGAAGGTTAAAGAAATCGACAACCAAGGACGTGTCAATCTTTCTCGTAAAGCTGTTTTAAAGGAAGAAAAGGAAAAACAAAATTCGTAACAACACGCAAGAAGCTGGCATGCCAGTTTCTTTTTATTTAGAGTAAAATTCCGGTTTGTGATTCCTTCCATATTCGTTCTACCTTGTCCTCGCTAATCATATCGTTTAAACGAGGAGGGGAATTGAATGAACCGTTGGAATCGTTTTTTTATGCAATTATTAGCATTTTTCCTGATCATTGCGATTGGTTATCAAGTGAAACCAAATCCATTTGCCTTAAATGATTTATCTAGCATACATCATATAGTGCCTGTAAGTGAA includes:
- the rimP gene encoding ribosome maturation factor RimP: MSAKVTEITEELVRPILMDLQLDLVDIEFEKEGKNWFLRVFVDKPGGVDIEECGQVSEQLSEKLDAEDPVTVPYFLEVSSPGAERPLKTVEDIKKNVDKNVHVKLYEKMDGEKEFEGVLKSFEEDVITLEIRIKSRKKEIQLPYDKVAKIRLAVTFN
- the nusA gene encoding transcription termination factor NusA, which codes for MSSELFDAIHYLEKEKGINKEVLMEALEAALISAYKKNFKSATNVRVDLNEQTGSMHVFARKEIVEEVLDPQQELSLEEAKSISPNYEVGDIVELEVTPKDFGRIAAQAAKQVVTQRVREAERGVIFSEYIDREEDVMTGIIQRKDPRFVYVNLGKIEARLPEGEQIPTEQYEVHDRIKVFVTKVENTNKGPQIFISRTHPGLLKRLFEMEVPEIYDGTVEIRSVAREAGDRSKISVYAADPEVDPVGSCVGQRGQRVQTIVNELNGEKIDIVEWSEDPVVYVSNALSPSKVVDVLVDEEAKATTVIVPDYQLSLAIGKRGQNARLAAKLTGWKIDIKSESEAREEGILTETNEVSESYSEVDEDLFE
- the rnpM gene encoding RNase P modulator RnpM, whose protein sequence is MAGNRKVPLRKCVVTQEMKPKRELIRVVRNKEGEVFVDPTGKKNGRGAYISKDSATVDRAKKTGILSRHLNAEVPDSIYEQLIAVIEGKKIE
- a CDS encoding YlxQ family RNA-binding protein, which codes for MSKDYLNLLGLAYRAKKCTLGEESIIRDIQKNKAKLVLLANDIGQQTKKKMTDKCTFYKIPWRVVDNRDTLSHALGKSSGRVAVAILDEGFANKLTSLLDESIRG
- the infB gene encoding translation initiation factor IF-2; protein product: MSKMRVYEYAKEVNASSKQIINKLKELNVDVTNHMSTISDDTRVELDKVFKPSKQEEKPKQEKATTSSANQNKKKEAKPASKPAANPSNTDQNHKQKGKKKKNRNKGNQRNNDAAQSQNQKPQDTPGKITFSNTLTVDELAQKLNKEATELIKKLMFLGVMATKNQDLDEASIELICEEYGVEVEKVVELDETDLDNFKEEDKPEDLVERPAVVTIMGHVDHGKTTLLDSIRNTKVTEGEAGGITQHIGAYQIEENGKKITFLDTPGHAAFTSMRSRGAQVTDIAILVVAADDGVMPQTVEAINHAKAAEVPIIIAVNKMDKEGANPDRVMQELTEHGLVPEDWGGETIFVQLSAIKREGIDDLLEMILLVSEVEELKANPNRNATGTVIEAQLDKGRGSVATLLVQNGTLHVGDPIVVGNTFGRVRAMVNDLGRRVKTAGPSTPVEVTGLNDVPQAGDQFIVFDDEKKARQIGEARQQKQIEANRSDKVKVSLDDLFEQIKQGDVKEINLIVKADVQGSVEAMASSLEKIDVEGVKVRIIHTGVGAITESDIILASASNAIVIGFNVRPDVNAKKAAESEKVDVRLHRVIYKVIEEIESAMKGMLDPEFEEKVIGQAEVREIFKVSRIGTIAGSYVTDGKITRDSGVRVIRDGIVIYEGEIDTLKRFKDDVKEVAQGYECGITVEKFNDIKEGDVFEAYVMEEIKRV
- a CDS encoding DUF503 domain-containing protein, giving the protein MIAYAEVECHIYDTQSLKQKRSVLKRIIARLKKDYNIAVSEMDHQDLWQRTVLGLVTISSDRVTAERTIQQALAWIDSFPEIERATTNVEWL
- the rbfA gene encoding 30S ribosome-binding factor RbfA is translated as MSDLRATRVGEQMKKELGDIISRKIKDPRVGFVTVTDVEVTGDLQQAKVYISVLGENKQKQDTLVGLAKAKGFIRSEIGKRIRLRKTPELIFEFDEAIEQGNRIEHILRELNDNKE
- the truB gene encoding tRNA pseudouridine(55) synthase TruB; this translates as MDGILPLWKPKGWTSHDCVMKMRRLFGTKKVGHTGTLDPDVEGVLPICIGRATKIVPFLTDTKKTYEAELLLGFSTETEDSSGKLVERKGVTEPVSDERILQALRTFKGEIEQVPPMYSAVKVNGKKLYEYAREGKLVERPIRHVQIYDIQYKREQTSFDENNQTQRISLNIICSKGTYIRTLCVDIGKTLGFPAHMSHLVRTATGSFTTPDTCTIEECEEAVAAGEKEALLAPIQKGVDHLPVLEINKDEVEKILTGQKRKRPDNIVENKPFRVEYKGELLAIYQIHPDKTEEIKPVRVLKQGEM
- a CDS encoding bifunctional riboflavin kinase/FAD synthetase; its protein translation is MKTIRLSYPEVIDRSANPETVAAIGFFDGIHKGHQQLICTAVDTAKYRGMKSAVITFSPHPKVVLRKDHQVVRYLTPIKEKEAILEQMNVDFLYIIDFTKELSKVAPQDFINHYIKGLNIQHLVAGFDYSYGHMGKGSMATIEEHAAGDFTYTVIDKVEQNGEKVSSTRIRTLLEEGKIEEANDLLGRPLIARGIVVDGEKRGRQLGFPTANIRVSDDYLLPKTGVYAVTVVHNGKREKGMASLGYNPTFDTVHERPRIEVNIFDFNQEIYGQELVIEWRSFLRDEEKYDNIEDLIAQIHQDEEMSRKLLATTS
- the rpsO gene encoding 30S ribosomal protein S15 translates to MALTQERKNEIINEYKTHDNDTGSPEVQIAVLTEEITNLNEHLRVHKKDHHSRRGLLKMVGKRRNLLNYLRNKDVTRYRELIKKLGLRR
- the pnp gene encoding polyribonucleotide nucleotidyltransferase, producing MAEDKKVFSTEISGRPFSVEIGELAKQANGACMVQYGDTSVLATATGSKEPKDLPFFPLTVNYEERLYAVGKIPGGFIKREGRPSEKAVLTSRLIDRPIRPLFPDGYRNEVQVISTVMSVDQDCPTEIAAMVGSSLALGISDIPFGGPIAGVIVGRVDGEFIINPTIEQEEKSDLHLTVAGTKDAINMVEAGAEEVPEEIMLEAIMFGHEEIKRLVAFQEEVIAAVGKEKMEVKLFELDDEIVNEVKEKAEASLVQAIQVQEKHAREDAINEAKKAIVEQYEEQEAEEDTLKQVNMVLDKMVKEEVRRLITKEKIRPDGRKIDEIRPLSSRIGVLPRTHGSGLFTRGQTQALSVCTLGALGDVQILDGLDLEESKRFMHHYNFPSFSVGETGPIRGPGRREIGHGALGERALEVVVPSEKDFPYTIRLVSEVLESNGSTSQASICASTLAMMDAGVPIKAPVAGIAMGLVKSGEDYTILTDIQGMEDFLGDMDFKVAGTEKGVTALQMDIKIEGLSREILEEALTQAKKGRMEILKHMLETIDAPKDELSKYAPKILTMHIKPDKIRDVIGPSGKQINKIIEDTGVKIDIEQDGTVFISSTEMEMNKKAQKIIEDIVREVEVGEMYLGTVKRIEKFGAFVELFKGKEGLVHISEMAEERINKVEDVVKLGDQIMVKVKEIDNQGRVNLSRKAVLKEEKEKQNS